Proteins encoded in a region of the Halorhabdus tiamatea SARL4B genome:
- a CDS encoding twitching motility protein PilT, with product MIGDDLSANPSVLNTTVLSNFAYIDQLWVVASLSGICTVPVVREELKRGVDNHPYLQEALDTLDDEIPVATISDTVANREAVVGGHLDPGEAQAFALADAHDGRLLTDDGDARSFAKDHGVTVVGSVGVLLAAIDAGTIDEATADGWLSTWIDEIGYYVPYRTISEYR from the coding sequence ATGATCGGTGACGATCTCTCAGCGAACCCGAGTGTCTTGAACACGACTGTTCTCTCGAACTTTGCGTACATCGATCAGCTGTGGGTAGTTGCTTCCCTCTCTGGAATCTGTACAGTACCAGTCGTTCGTGAGGAACTCAAACGCGGCGTTGATAACCACCCATATCTCCAGGAAGCACTCGATACGCTTGATGACGAAATCCCAGTCGCGACGATTTCGGATACTGTCGCAAACAGAGAAGCCGTTGTTGGTGGGCATCTCGACCCCGGGGAAGCACAGGCGTTCGCCCTCGCCGACGCACACGACGGTCGGCTGCTGACAGACGACGGAGATGCCCGATCGTTTGCGAAAGACCACGGCGTGACCGTTGTCGGGTCGGTTGGCGTTCTGTTGGCTGCAATCGATGCTGGGACAATCGATGAAGCCACTGCTGACGGGTGGCTATCGACGTGGATCGACGAGATTGGCTACTACGTCCCGTATCGAACGATTTCGGAGTATCGATGA
- a CDS encoding UPF0175 family protein has translation MARITGSYPDDLDLLIEGAVEAGVFGGKSDALREFVREYFEDHENERIAAAVALYERERITLGDAARLADVDRWTMRDILREHGVALRLGLVDEDDAADEIEAARELEFDDRDSSDEEPHVK, from the coding sequence ATGGCACGAATTACCGGCTCCTACCCAGACGATCTCGACCTCCTCATTGAGGGGGCCGTCGAGGCTGGTGTGTTCGGGGGCAAGAGCGATGCGTTACGCGAGTTCGTGCGTGAATACTTCGAGGACCACGAGAACGAACGGATTGCAGCTGCGGTCGCCCTCTACGAACGCGAGCGGATCACACTCGGTGATGCTGCGAGACTCGCTGATGTCGATCGCTGGACGATGCGTGACATCCTCCGTGAGCACGGTGTTGCACTTCGACTCGGGCTTGTTGACGAAGACGACGCAGCCGACGAGATAGAGGCAGCACGTGAACTCGAATTCGATGATAGGGACTCGTCTGATGAGGAGCCCCATGTTAAATGA